The following are encoded together in the Ovis canadensis isolate MfBH-ARS-UI-01 breed Bighorn chromosome 2, ARS-UI_OviCan_v2, whole genome shotgun sequence genome:
- the HNRNPA3 gene encoding heterogeneous nuclear ribonucleoprotein A3 isoform X2, which yields MEVKPPPGRPQPDSGRRRRRRGEEGHDPKEPEQLRKLFIGGLSFETTDDSLREHFEKWGTLTDCVVMRDPQTKRSRGFGFVTYSCVEEVDAAMCARPHKVDGRVVEPKRAVSREDSVKPGAHLTVKKIFVGGIKEDTEEYNLRDYFEKYGKIETIEVMEDRQSGKKRGFAFVTFDDHDTVDKIVVQKYHTINGHNCEVKKALSKQEMQSAGSQRGRGGGSGNFMGRGGNFGGGGGNFGRGGNFGGRGGYGGGGGGSRGSYGGGDGGYNGFGGDGGNYGGGPGYSSRGGYGGGGPGGYGNQGGGYGGGGGGYDGYNEGGNFGGNYGGGGNYNDFGNYSGQQQSNYGPMKGGSFGGRSSGSPYGGGYGSGGGSGGYGSRRF from the exons ATGGAGGTAAAACCGCCGCCCGGTCGCCCCCAGCCCGACTCCggccgtcgccgccgccgccggggggAGGAG GGTCATGATCCCAAAGAACCAGAGCAGTTGAGAAAGCTGTTTATTGGTGGTTTGAGCTTTGAAACTACAGATGatagcttaagagaacattttGAGAAATGGGGCACACTTACAGATTGTGTG gtgATGAGAGATCCCCAAACAAAACGTTCCAGGGGCTTTGGTTTTGTGACTTACTCTTGTGTTGAAGAAGTGGATGCCGCAATGTGTGCTCGACCGCACAAGGTTGATGGGCGTGTAGTGGAACCAAAGAGAGCTGTTTCTAGAGAG gaTTCTGTAAAGCCTGGTGCCCATCTAACAGTGAAGAAAATTTTTGTTGGTGGTATTAAAGAAGATACAGAAGAATATAATTTGAGAGACTACTTTGAAAAGTATGGCAAGATTGAAACCATAGAAGTTATGGAAGACAGGCAGAGTGGGAAAAAGAGAGGATTTGCTTTTGTAACTTTTGATGATCATGATACAGTTGATAAAATTGTTG ttcaGAAATACCACACTATTAATGGGCATAATTGTGAAGTGAAAAAGGCCCTTTCTAAACAAGAGATGCAGTCTGCTGGATCACAAAGAG GTCGTGGAGGTGGATCTGGCAACTTTATGGGTCGTGGAGGAAACTTTGGAGGTGGTGGAGGTAACTTTGGCCGTGGTGGAAACTTCGGTGGAAGAG gaggctatggtggtggaggtggtggcagCAGAGGGAGTTATGGAGGAGGTGATGGTGGATATAATGGATTTGGAGGTGATG GTGGCAACTATGGCGGTGGTCCTGGTTATAGTAGTAGAGGAGGTTACGGTGGTGGTGGACCAGGAGGATATGGAAACCAAGGTGGTGGAtatggtggcggtggtggaggATATGATGGTTACAATGAAGGAGGAAATTTTGGAG GTAACTATGGTGGTGGTGGAAACTATAATGATTTTGGAAATTATAGTGGACAACAGCAGTCAAATTATGGACCCATGAAAGGGGGTAGTTTTGGTGGAAGAAGCTCGGGCAGTCCCTATGGtg GTGGTTATGGATCTGGTGGTGGAAGTGGTGGATATGGTAGCAGAAGGTTCTAA
- the HNRNPA3 gene encoding heterogeneous nuclear ribonucleoprotein A3 isoform X1 has translation MEVKPPPGRPQPDSGRRRRRRGEEGHDPKEPEQLRKLFIGGLSFETTDDSLREHFEKWGTLTDCVVMRDPQTKRSRGFGFVTYSCVEEVDAAMCARPHKVDGRVVEPKRAVSREDSVKPGAHLTVKKIFVGGIKEDTEEYNLRDYFEKYGKIETIEVMEDRQSGKKRGFAFVTFDDHDTVDKIVVQKYHTINGHNCEVKKALSKQEMQSAGSQRGRGGGSGNFMGRGGNFGGGGGNFGRGGNFGGRGGYGGGGGGSRGSYGGGDGGYNGFGGDGGNYGGGPGYSSRGGYGGGGPGGYGNQGGGYGGGGGGYDGYNEGGNFGGGNYGGGGNYNDFGNYSGQQQSNYGPMKGGSFGGRSSGSPYGGGYGSGGGSGGYGSRRF, from the exons ATGGAGGTAAAACCGCCGCCCGGTCGCCCCCAGCCCGACTCCggccgtcgccgccgccgccggggggAGGAG GGTCATGATCCCAAAGAACCAGAGCAGTTGAGAAAGCTGTTTATTGGTGGTTTGAGCTTTGAAACTACAGATGatagcttaagagaacattttGAGAAATGGGGCACACTTACAGATTGTGTG gtgATGAGAGATCCCCAAACAAAACGTTCCAGGGGCTTTGGTTTTGTGACTTACTCTTGTGTTGAAGAAGTGGATGCCGCAATGTGTGCTCGACCGCACAAGGTTGATGGGCGTGTAGTGGAACCAAAGAGAGCTGTTTCTAGAGAG gaTTCTGTAAAGCCTGGTGCCCATCTAACAGTGAAGAAAATTTTTGTTGGTGGTATTAAAGAAGATACAGAAGAATATAATTTGAGAGACTACTTTGAAAAGTATGGCAAGATTGAAACCATAGAAGTTATGGAAGACAGGCAGAGTGGGAAAAAGAGAGGATTTGCTTTTGTAACTTTTGATGATCATGATACAGTTGATAAAATTGTTG ttcaGAAATACCACACTATTAATGGGCATAATTGTGAAGTGAAAAAGGCCCTTTCTAAACAAGAGATGCAGTCTGCTGGATCACAAAGAG GTCGTGGAGGTGGATCTGGCAACTTTATGGGTCGTGGAGGAAACTTTGGAGGTGGTGGAGGTAACTTTGGCCGTGGTGGAAACTTCGGTGGAAGAG gaggctatggtggtggaggtggtggcagCAGAGGGAGTTATGGAGGAGGTGATGGTGGATATAATGGATTTGGAGGTGATG GTGGCAACTATGGCGGTGGTCCTGGTTATAGTAGTAGAGGAGGTTACGGTGGTGGTGGACCAGGAGGATATGGAAACCAAGGTGGTGGAtatggtggcggtggtggaggATATGATGGTTACAATGAAGGAGGAAATTTTGGAGGTG GTAACTATGGTGGTGGTGGAAACTATAATGATTTTGGAAATTATAGTGGACAACAGCAGTCAAATTATGGACCCATGAAAGGGGGTAGTTTTGGTGGAAGAAGCTCGGGCAGTCCCTATGGtg GTGGTTATGGATCTGGTGGTGGAAGTGGTGGATATGGTAGCAGAAGGTTCTAA
- the HNRNPA3 gene encoding heterogeneous nuclear ribonucleoprotein A3 isoform X3 translates to MEGHDPKEPEQLRKLFIGGLSFETTDDSLREHFEKWGTLTDCVVMRDPQTKRSRGFGFVTYSCVEEVDAAMCARPHKVDGRVVEPKRAVSREDSVKPGAHLTVKKIFVGGIKEDTEEYNLRDYFEKYGKIETIEVMEDRQSGKKRGFAFVTFDDHDTVDKIVVQKYHTINGHNCEVKKALSKQEMQSAGSQRGRGGGSGNFMGRGGNFGGGGGNFGRGGNFGGRGGYGGGGGGSRGSYGGGDGGYNGFGGDGGNYGGGPGYSSRGGYGGGGPGGYGNQGGGYGGGGGGYDGYNEGGNFGGGNYGGGGNYNDFGNYSGQQQSNYGPMKGGSFGGRSSGSPYGGGYGSGGGSGGYGSRRF, encoded by the exons ATGGAG GGTCATGATCCCAAAGAACCAGAGCAGTTGAGAAAGCTGTTTATTGGTGGTTTGAGCTTTGAAACTACAGATGatagcttaagagaacattttGAGAAATGGGGCACACTTACAGATTGTGTG gtgATGAGAGATCCCCAAACAAAACGTTCCAGGGGCTTTGGTTTTGTGACTTACTCTTGTGTTGAAGAAGTGGATGCCGCAATGTGTGCTCGACCGCACAAGGTTGATGGGCGTGTAGTGGAACCAAAGAGAGCTGTTTCTAGAGAG gaTTCTGTAAAGCCTGGTGCCCATCTAACAGTGAAGAAAATTTTTGTTGGTGGTATTAAAGAAGATACAGAAGAATATAATTTGAGAGACTACTTTGAAAAGTATGGCAAGATTGAAACCATAGAAGTTATGGAAGACAGGCAGAGTGGGAAAAAGAGAGGATTTGCTTTTGTAACTTTTGATGATCATGATACAGTTGATAAAATTGTTG ttcaGAAATACCACACTATTAATGGGCATAATTGTGAAGTGAAAAAGGCCCTTTCTAAACAAGAGATGCAGTCTGCTGGATCACAAAGAG GTCGTGGAGGTGGATCTGGCAACTTTATGGGTCGTGGAGGAAACTTTGGAGGTGGTGGAGGTAACTTTGGCCGTGGTGGAAACTTCGGTGGAAGAG gaggctatggtggtggaggtggtggcagCAGAGGGAGTTATGGAGGAGGTGATGGTGGATATAATGGATTTGGAGGTGATG GTGGCAACTATGGCGGTGGTCCTGGTTATAGTAGTAGAGGAGGTTACGGTGGTGGTGGACCAGGAGGATATGGAAACCAAGGTGGTGGAtatggtggcggtggtggaggATATGATGGTTACAATGAAGGAGGAAATTTTGGAGGTG GTAACTATGGTGGTGGTGGAAACTATAATGATTTTGGAAATTATAGTGGACAACAGCAGTCAAATTATGGACCCATGAAAGGGGGTAGTTTTGGTGGAAGAAGCTCGGGCAGTCCCTATGGtg GTGGTTATGGATCTGGTGGTGGAAGTGGTGGATATGGTAGCAGAAGGTTCTAA
- the HNRNPA3 gene encoding heterogeneous nuclear ribonucleoprotein A3 isoform X4, whose product MEGHDPKEPEQLRKLFIGGLSFETTDDSLREHFEKWGTLTDCVVMRDPQTKRSRGFGFVTYSCVEEVDAAMCARPHKVDGRVVEPKRAVSREDSVKPGAHLTVKKIFVGGIKEDTEEYNLRDYFEKYGKIETIEVMEDRQSGKKRGFAFVTFDDHDTVDKIVVQKYHTINGHNCEVKKALSKQEMQSAGSQRGRGGGSGNFMGRGGNFGGGGGNFGRGGNFGGRGGYGGGGGGSRGSYGGGDGGYNGFGGDGGNYGGGPGYSSRGGYGGGGPGGYGNQGGGYGGGGGGYDGYNEGGNFGGNYGGGGNYNDFGNYSGQQQSNYGPMKGGSFGGRSSGSPYGGGYGSGGGSGGYGSRRF is encoded by the exons ATGGAG GGTCATGATCCCAAAGAACCAGAGCAGTTGAGAAAGCTGTTTATTGGTGGTTTGAGCTTTGAAACTACAGATGatagcttaagagaacattttGAGAAATGGGGCACACTTACAGATTGTGTG gtgATGAGAGATCCCCAAACAAAACGTTCCAGGGGCTTTGGTTTTGTGACTTACTCTTGTGTTGAAGAAGTGGATGCCGCAATGTGTGCTCGACCGCACAAGGTTGATGGGCGTGTAGTGGAACCAAAGAGAGCTGTTTCTAGAGAG gaTTCTGTAAAGCCTGGTGCCCATCTAACAGTGAAGAAAATTTTTGTTGGTGGTATTAAAGAAGATACAGAAGAATATAATTTGAGAGACTACTTTGAAAAGTATGGCAAGATTGAAACCATAGAAGTTATGGAAGACAGGCAGAGTGGGAAAAAGAGAGGATTTGCTTTTGTAACTTTTGATGATCATGATACAGTTGATAAAATTGTTG ttcaGAAATACCACACTATTAATGGGCATAATTGTGAAGTGAAAAAGGCCCTTTCTAAACAAGAGATGCAGTCTGCTGGATCACAAAGAG GTCGTGGAGGTGGATCTGGCAACTTTATGGGTCGTGGAGGAAACTTTGGAGGTGGTGGAGGTAACTTTGGCCGTGGTGGAAACTTCGGTGGAAGAG gaggctatggtggtggaggtggtggcagCAGAGGGAGTTATGGAGGAGGTGATGGTGGATATAATGGATTTGGAGGTGATG GTGGCAACTATGGCGGTGGTCCTGGTTATAGTAGTAGAGGAGGTTACGGTGGTGGTGGACCAGGAGGATATGGAAACCAAGGTGGTGGAtatggtggcggtggtggaggATATGATGGTTACAATGAAGGAGGAAATTTTGGAG GTAACTATGGTGGTGGTGGAAACTATAATGATTTTGGAAATTATAGTGGACAACAGCAGTCAAATTATGGACCCATGAAAGGGGGTAGTTTTGGTGGAAGAAGCTCGGGCAGTCCCTATGGtg GTGGTTATGGATCTGGTGGTGGAAGTGGTGGATATGGTAGCAGAAGGTTCTAA